A region of Vitis riparia cultivar Riparia Gloire de Montpellier isolate 1030 chromosome 1, EGFV_Vit.rip_1.0, whole genome shotgun sequence DNA encodes the following proteins:
- the LOC117920276 gene encoding cysteine-rich repeat secretory protein 38-like, which produces MASLLSSQLLIFSLFCLSAASSPPSLLALNCSSPSLQRPPLQSLFSNLTSQVAKTRFIDSTNMMGFHGLIMQCRLDLSPTRCTICAQNAVRTVSTLCPYSNSGTAWFDGCYLQYHHRFSPEDFVTSTNISCSSQIHVLDQVQFELALETLFLRLRAEINLATHHQFSSGELTYGNHSKVYGLAECVRFMSPEECEACVAEGVERLHKHCGGKDGGTVVAGNCVVRFEVYQFFSYIDAGGSESGGGTDDVGTRITEGGGSMCFKAKVALAWGVVVACLIGIVLSAWLMRRSVVNTAKVATFGYGDDKIGRRS; this is translated from the coding sequence ATGGCTTCTCTTCTGTCTTCTCAActcctcattttctctctcttctgcCTCTCCGCAGCTTCATCTCCCCCATCTCTTCTCGCGCTCAATTGCAGCTCACCGTCTTTACAAAGGCCACCCCTCCAAAGCCTTTTTAGCAACCTCACCTCTCAAGTAGCAAAAACCCGGTTCATAGACTCAACCAATATGATGGGTTTCCATGGCCTCATCATGCAGTGCAGGCTTGATCTCTCTCCAACCAGATGCACCATCTGTGCCCAAAATGCTGTACGCACCGTTTCAACCCTATGCCCCTATTCCAATTCAGGAACAGCTTGGTTTGATGGTTGCTACCTTCAGTACCACCACCGATTTTCTCCTGAGGATTTTGTGACTAGCACCAACATCTCCTGCTCAAGCCAAATTCATGTACTGGACCAAGTTCAGTTTGAACTGGCCTTGGAAACATTGTTCCTGAGGCTAAGAGCTGAAATCAACCTTGCTACACACCACCAGTTTTCGAGTGGGGAGCTCACATATGGCAATCATAGCAAAGTCTACGGGCTTGCTGAGTGTGTCCGGTTCATGTCACCAGAGGAGTGCGAGGCTTGTGTGGCGGAAGGCGTAGAGAGGCTCCACAAGCACTGTGGCGGTAAAGACGGAGGAACTGTGGTTGCTGGGAATTGTGTTGTTCGCTTTGAAGTTTACCAGTTCTTCTCATACATAGACGCTGGTGGGTCTGAGTCTGGTGGTGGGACAGATGATGTCGGGACTCGGATAACTGAAGGTGGTGGCTCTATGTGTTTTAAGGCCAAAGTGGCTTTGGCTTGGGGCGTCGTAGTTGCTTGTCTAATTGGGATTGTTTTGTCTGCTTGGTTGATGAGAAGATCGGTTGTGAATACAGCTAAGGTAGCCACATTTGGGTACGGCGATGATAAAATTGGACGTAGAAGCTAG